Proteins found in one Enterococcus sp. 9D6_DIV0238 genomic segment:
- the glpK gene encoding glycerol kinase GlpK produces MSEQKYIMAIDQGTTSSRAIIFDKKGNNVGSSQKEFTQYFPKAGWVEHNANEIWNSVQSVIAGALIESGVRPTDIAGIGITNQRETTVVWDKQTGLPIHNAVVWQSRQSSPIADQLKEDGHGDMIHEKTGLIVDAYFSATKIRWILDNVEGAQERAEKGELLFGTIDTWLVWKLTGGETHVTDYSNASRTMLFNIHDLDWDQDILDILNIPRVMLPKATSNSEVYGLTKNYHFYGSEIPISGMAGDQQAALFGQMAFEPGMVKNTYGTGSFIVMNTGEKPQLSDNNLLTTIGYGINGKVYYALEGSIFVAGSAVQWLRDGLKMIQTAAESEAVANESHNKNEVYVVPAFTGLGAPYWDSDARGAVFGLTRGTTREDFVKATLQSVAYQVRDIIDTMKNDTGIDIPILKVDGGAANNDLLMQFQADILNTSVQKAQNLETTALGAAFLAGLAVGFWKDLDELKAFYEEGQIFETKMSDAERDDLYEGWQQAVAATQMFKHKSK; encoded by the coding sequence GGGAACAATGTTGGAAGTTCACAGAAGGAATTTACACAGTATTTTCCAAAAGCAGGCTGGGTCGAACATAATGCGAATGAGATTTGGAATTCAGTACAATCGGTTATTGCTGGAGCTTTGATCGAATCTGGTGTTCGCCCAACAGACATTGCTGGTATTGGGATTACTAATCAGCGTGAAACAACTGTCGTCTGGGATAAGCAGACAGGTCTTCCTATTCATAATGCAGTGGTTTGGCAGTCACGTCAATCTTCGCCGATCGCAGATCAGTTAAAAGAGGATGGACATGGTGATATGATCCATGAGAAAACTGGTTTGATCGTAGATGCTTACTTTTCTGCCACAAAAATTCGTTGGATCCTAGATAATGTCGAAGGTGCTCAAGAGCGTGCTGAAAAAGGTGAGTTGCTTTTTGGAACGATCGATACATGGCTAGTTTGGAAGCTGACAGGCGGAGAAACACACGTAACAGATTACTCGAACGCCAGCAGAACAATGCTATTTAATATCCATGACTTAGATTGGGATCAAGATATCTTAGATATTTTGAATATTCCGCGTGTGATGTTACCAAAAGCAACCTCTAACTCTGAAGTATACGGCTTAACGAAGAATTACCATTTTTATGGTAGCGAAATTCCGATTTCAGGTATGGCTGGAGACCAACAAGCAGCATTATTCGGCCAAATGGCTTTTGAACCTGGAATGGTCAAAAATACGTACGGTACAGGCTCATTTATTGTAATGAACACAGGAGAAAAACCACAACTTTCAGATAATAATTTATTAACAACGATCGGTTATGGGATCAATGGAAAAGTCTATTATGCTCTAGAAGGAAGTATTTTTGTCGCTGGTTCAGCTGTTCAATGGCTGAGAGATGGCTTAAAAATGATCCAAACAGCTGCAGAATCAGAAGCAGTTGCAAATGAATCTCATAATAAAAATGAAGTTTATGTAGTGCCTGCATTTACTGGACTGGGCGCTCCTTACTGGGATTCTGATGCTAGAGGTGCAGTTTTTGGCTTAACTCGCGGAACAACGAGAGAAGATTTCGTCAAAGCAACATTACAGTCAGTGGCTTATCAGGTACGAGATATCATTGATACGATGAAAAATGACACAGGCATCGATATCCCGATCTTGAAGGTAGATGGCGGTGCAGCCAATAATGATTTATTGATGCAATTTCAAGCAGATATTTTAAATACCTCTGTTCAAAAAGCTCAAAATCTTGAAACGACTGCCTTAGGTGCAGCTTTCTTAGCAGGATTAGCAGTTGGCTTCTGGAAAGACCTAGATGAATTAAAAGCGTTCTATGAAGAAGGACAAATTTTTGAGACAAAAATGTCTGATGCTGAACGCGATGATTTGTATGAAGGTTGGCAGCAGGCTGTTGCAGCAACGCAAATGTTTAAGCATAAATCGAAATAG
- the glpO gene encoding type 1 glycerol-3-phosphate oxidase has product MTFSIKTREKSIETLKNEQLDLLIIGGGITGAGVALQASATGMKTGLIEMQDFAEGTSSRSTKLVHGGIRYLKNFDVEVVADTVQERAVVQAIAPHIPKPDPMLLPIYDEPKATFNMFSVKVAMDLYDRLANVIGTKYENYTLTKEEVLEREPQLKHEGLQGGGVYLDFRNNDARLVIENIKRASQDGGAMVSKVKAVGFIYDHGKISGVKAKDLLTGEEFEIKANIVINTTGPWSDKVRGLDTKEKVTPQMRPTKGVHLVVDSSKLFVPQPTYFDTGKHDGRMVFVVPREKKTYFGTTDTDYTGDYEHPTVTQEDVDYLLEIVNNRYPEANVTIDDIESSWAGLRPLISENGGSDYNGGNNGKVSDQSFDQVIDIVEKYQQKTATRFDVENVLNHLEDSLSESKENPSAVSRGSLLERSEDGLLTLSGGKITDYRKMAEGALKEIQRILKEEFNKTIELIDSKTYAVSGGDIDATNAEAELKALARYGVEQGLPEEDAEYLAHLYGSNVTQLFEKISETTPVEGLTLAETLGLHYALENEMTLTPSDYLIRRTNHVLFMRDTLDTVKQGVISEMANYYDWSEQQKAGYEQELNQLIAESDLTTLKEGAK; this is encoded by the coding sequence ATGACATTTTCAATAAAAACAAGAGAAAAATCGATTGAAACCTTGAAAAACGAACAATTAGACTTGTTGATTATTGGCGGAGGAATTACAGGAGCAGGTGTTGCGCTGCAAGCAAGTGCGACTGGAATGAAGACCGGTTTGATCGAAATGCAGGATTTTGCTGAAGGAACCTCTTCACGTTCTACGAAATTAGTTCATGGCGGGATTCGCTATTTGAAAAATTTTGATGTTGAAGTCGTGGCGGATACAGTGCAGGAGCGGGCAGTTGTTCAAGCCATTGCTCCTCATATCCCCAAACCTGATCCTATGCTTTTACCGATTTACGATGAGCCGAAGGCGACTTTCAACATGTTTTCAGTCAAGGTTGCAATGGATCTATATGACCGTTTAGCGAACGTGATCGGCACCAAATATGAAAACTATACATTAACAAAAGAAGAAGTCTTAGAGCGTGAGCCTCAGCTTAAACATGAAGGACTACAAGGCGGCGGTGTCTATTTAGATTTTAGAAACAATGATGCTAGACTGGTGATCGAAAATATCAAACGCGCGTCTCAAGATGGCGGAGCAATGGTCAGTAAAGTCAAAGCAGTCGGATTTATTTATGATCACGGGAAAATCAGCGGAGTCAAAGCAAAAGACTTATTAACAGGCGAAGAGTTTGAGATCAAAGCCAATATCGTGATCAATACAACTGGCCCATGGTCTGATAAAGTCCGCGGACTAGATACTAAGGAAAAAGTAACTCCGCAAATGCGTCCGACTAAAGGTGTTCACTTAGTTGTCGACAGCAGTAAGCTGTTTGTGCCCCAACCAACATATTTTGATACAGGGAAGCATGACGGCCGAATGGTCTTCGTTGTTCCAAGAGAAAAGAAAACGTATTTTGGTACGACGGATACGGACTATACGGGTGATTATGAACATCCAACAGTGACTCAGGAAGATGTAGATTACTTGCTGGAAATCGTCAATAATCGCTATCCTGAAGCAAATGTGACGATCGATGATATCGAATCAAGCTGGGCTGGACTGCGTCCGCTGATTTCTGAAAATGGTGGTTCAGACTATAATGGCGGGAACAATGGAAAGGTCTCTGACCAAAGTTTTGATCAGGTCATTGATATCGTTGAAAAATATCAGCAAAAAACGGCCACTCGTTTTGATGTAGAAAATGTCTTAAATCACTTAGAAGATTCCTTGTCTGAAAGCAAAGAAAACCCATCGGCTGTTTCTAGAGGAAGCTTGCTGGAGCGTTCTGAGGATGGTTTGTTGACCTTATCTGGCGGGAAAATCACTGATTACCGTAAAATGGCTGAAGGTGCGCTTAAAGAAATTCAACGTATCCTAAAAGAAGAATTTAACAAAACTATTGAGCTGATCGATTCGAAAACATATGCAGTCTCTGGTGGAGATATCGATGCTACTAATGCTGAAGCAGAATTGAAAGCGTTAGCAAGATATGGCGTTGAGCAAGGATTACCTGAGGAGGATGCAGAATATCTCGCCCATTTATATGGCTCAAATGTGACACAGCTCTTTGAAAAAATCTCTGAGACAACCCCAGTTGAAGGATTGACTTTAGCAGAAACCTTAGGATTGCATTATGCACTTGAAAATGAAATGACGTTGACTCCTTCTGATTATCTCATTCGCAGAACGAATCATGTGTTGTTTATGCGAGATACACTGGACACAGTCAAACAAGGGGTTATTTCTGAAATGGCCAATTACTATGATTGGTCCGAACAACAAAAAGCAGGTTATGAACAAGAATTGAATCAACTAATAGCGGAATCTGATTTAACGACATTGAAAGAAGGAGCGAAGTAA
- a CDS encoding MIP/aquaporin family protein encodes MDTSSMTQIFSEFLGTMILILLGDGVCAAVNLKKSKAEASGWIVIAFGWAMAVTMAVYISGFMGPAHLNPAVTIAMAMAGNFEWGLVVPFIIAQVLGAVVGAFLVWLAYLPHWNQTEDQGAVLGTFATGPAIRNYPANMITEIIGTFVLVLGLLSFSQNSITDGLTPLIVGALILAIGLSLGGPTGYAINPARDFGPRLAHQLLPISTKGTSDWAYSWVPIVGPVIGAVIAAGVYMLMV; translated from the coding sequence ATGGATACTTCTAGTATGACACAGATTTTTAGTGAGTTTTTAGGAACAATGATTTTGATTCTTTTAGGTGATGGTGTCTGTGCAGCTGTTAATCTGAAAAAAAGTAAAGCAGAAGCTTCCGGCTGGATCGTGATTGCTTTTGGTTGGGCAATGGCGGTAACGATGGCGGTTTATATCTCTGGATTTATGGGACCGGCGCATTTGAATCCTGCTGTAACGATCGCAATGGCTATGGCTGGCAATTTTGAATGGGGATTAGTTGTTCCATTCATCATTGCGCAGGTTCTAGGAGCTGTTGTTGGCGCATTCTTAGTTTGGTTGGCCTATTTGCCTCACTGGAATCAAACAGAAGATCAAGGAGCTGTGTTAGGGACATTCGCGACAGGACCTGCGATTCGTAACTATCCGGCAAATATGATCACAGAAATTATTGGTACATTTGTTTTAGTTTTAGGACTGCTGTCATTTTCACAAAATAGTATTACTGATGGTTTGACTCCTCTGATCGTTGGTGCCTTGATTTTAGCGATCGGACTATCTCTTGGTGGACCAACAGGCTATGCGATCAATCCAGCGCGTGACTTTGGTCCGCGTTTAGCCCATCAATTACTACCGATTTCAACAAAGGGAACTTCTGACTGGGCGTATTCATGGGTACCGATCGTCGGACCTGTTATCGGGGCAGTGATCGCTGCTGGTGTATACATGTTGATGGTTTAA
- a CDS encoding Na/Pi cotransporter family protein, producing the protein MSYQEVLFPFLGGLGIFLFGMKYMGDGLQKSAGDSLREILNTFTSTPLRSVLAGLIVTAIIQSSSGTTVLTVGLVSVGFMSLRQAIGVIMGANVGTTVTAFIIGFNLSSYALPIIGVGSILLFFSKRETVNTIGQILFGFGCLFYGLKLMGDGMAPLSDLPQFSELMVNVSHHPVLGVGIGTLLTMVLQSSSATIGILQQLYSQGSLAIGSVLPILFGDNIGTTITAVIAALGVSVAAKRTAAAHVIFNLIGAIIFTTLLTPFTAVVVRISDVFNLQPAMQIAVAHGLFNVSNLLIQFWFIDKIELFVRKIIPGKDKSIDFKPSNLNESIIQSSTTLALNQAKIELLQMGDYVLGAFDATKAYYENQHEIDKENAGQYETAINDIDNRLTEYLVQLSAVELSIAESHEQTMMLELTKDLERIGDHCRNIIQNLTEAIQLEKKQKAKDKKAGKVSERDSLILYDEDVVDLFEKVMKNIRDSLVAFENDDKEMAAHMLDREEQIDQMVKKLRKKYISTMNSGKGRAADGVLFIDIASNLERMSDRTIHIAKYILGERYGTEEIVVDQSVNPVITLQSE; encoded by the coding sequence GTGTCCTATCAAGAGGTTTTATTTCCTTTTCTAGGCGGTTTAGGAATATTTTTGTTCGGTATGAAGTATATGGGAGATGGTTTGCAAAAGTCCGCTGGGGATTCGTTGCGGGAAATTTTAAATACATTTACTTCGACACCTTTACGTTCTGTTTTAGCAGGTTTGATTGTGACAGCAATTATTCAAAGTAGCTCGGGAACAACGGTTTTGACCGTTGGTTTGGTCAGTGTCGGCTTTATGTCTTTACGTCAGGCGATCGGTGTGATCATGGGAGCGAATGTCGGTACGACGGTCACCGCATTTATTATTGGGTTCAATTTAAGCTCGTATGCCTTACCGATCATTGGCGTCGGTTCGATATTACTTTTCTTTTCAAAACGTGAGACAGTCAATACGATCGGTCAGATTCTTTTTGGTTTTGGTTGTTTATTTTACGGATTGAAACTGATGGGAGATGGAATGGCGCCGTTAAGTGATTTGCCGCAGTTTTCGGAGCTGATGGTCAATGTGTCTCATCATCCAGTTTTAGGGGTAGGAATCGGGACGTTATTGACAATGGTGCTGCAAAGCTCCAGTGCGACGATCGGAATTTTACAACAGCTTTATAGTCAAGGGAGTTTAGCGATCGGTTCAGTGCTGCCGATTCTATTTGGTGACAATATTGGTACGACGATCACGGCGGTCATTGCTGCTTTAGGTGTCAGCGTGGCTGCAAAGAGAACTGCCGCAGCGCATGTGATTTTCAATTTGATCGGGGCGATTATTTTTACGACATTGTTGACACCGTTCACAGCTGTTGTTGTCCGTATTTCTGATGTGTTTAATCTTCAACCGGCAATGCAGATCGCTGTTGCTCATGGTTTATTCAATGTATCGAATTTATTGATCCAATTTTGGTTTATCGACAAAATCGAATTATTTGTGCGAAAAATCATTCCAGGAAAAGATAAAAGTATTGATTTCAAACCATCAAATCTGAATGAATCCATTATTCAAAGCTCAACAACTTTAGCACTTAATCAGGCGAAGATCGAGTTGCTGCAAATGGGTGATTATGTTCTTGGCGCTTTCGATGCAACGAAAGCCTATTATGAAAATCAACATGAGATCGATAAAGAAAATGCTGGTCAATATGAAACAGCTATCAATGACATCGACAACCGTTTAACGGAATATCTCGTTCAGCTTTCGGCTGTAGAATTATCGATAGCTGAAAGTCATGAACAAACGATGATGCTGGAGCTGACGAAAGATCTTGAACGGATCGGTGATCATTGCCGAAACATTATCCAAAATCTTACAGAAGCAATTCAGCTTGAAAAGAAGCAAAAAGCAAAAGACAAGAAGGCTGGAAAAGTGTCTGAACGGGACTCTCTGATTTTATATGATGAAGATGTGGTCGATCTATTTGAAAAAGTCATGAAAAACATTCGTGATTCTTTGGTTGCCTTTGAAAATGATGACAAAGAGATGGCTGCTCACATGCTGGATCGAGAGGAACAAATCGATCAAATGGTCAAAAAGCTCCGGAAAAAATATATTTCAACAATGAACAGTGGTAAGGGGCGTGCCGCAGATGGCGTTTTATTTATTGACATTGCGTCGAATTTGGAACGAATGAGTGATCGGACGATCCATATTGCAAAATACATTTTAGGGGAACGATACGGGACCGAGGAGATCGTGGTCGATCAATCGGTCAATCCTGTGATCACGCTGCAATCAGAATGA
- a CDS encoding AAA family ATPase, whose protein sequence is MKIQIIGASGTGKSTLGQYIAEKELVKWIDTDRYIWQDDTFTKDYAIPERLKRYQNDRKLFKDFIASGSVFGWNPEGFMDRDLLVFLFLDEDLRMERLKKREIERGGDSALIFDENGEQTNEFIEWCKTYYNAQKPSDIGTYAEHRYQIEHSVSPVLKLNSDNSLETLHHLIIDAFHKQYKGRS, encoded by the coding sequence ATGAAAATTCAAATCATTGGTGCTTCTGGCACCGGAAAAAGTACTTTGGGCCAATATATTGCTGAAAAAGAACTAGTGAAATGGATCGATACTGACCGCTACATTTGGCAAGACGACACCTTCACAAAGGATTATGCTATCCCTGAACGTTTGAAACGCTATCAAAATGACCGCAAATTATTTAAAGACTTCATTGCTTCCGGCTCCGTCTTTGGCTGGAATCCTGAAGGCTTTATGGATCGTGACCTATTGGTTTTTCTTTTTCTCGATGAAGATCTGCGAATGGAGCGCCTGAAAAAAAGAGAAATCGAAAGAGGCGGCGATTCTGCACTGATTTTTGATGAAAATGGTGAGCAAACAAATGAGTTTATTGAATGGTGCAAAACCTACTATAATGCTCAGAAGCCTTCAGATATAGGAACCTATGCTGAGCACCGCTACCAAATTGAACATTCAGTAAGTCCGGTTCTAAAGCTAAATAGTGATAATTCCTTGGAAACATTACATCACTTAATCATCGACGCATTTCACAAGCAATATAAAGGAAGAAGCTGA
- a CDS encoding alpha/beta fold hydrolase — MEHQTFLSADQKTDNHLIYWTTEKTPVATIQLIHGMAEYIERYHDFAVYLNDLGFIVVGHDHLGHGESISAEHSTHGYFGKGDSIGFVLEDIDQVNSWVAEKYPELPHFMLGHSMGSFALRTYLQEYNPQISGAIFMGTGQKAAMLPLALSLTGGLNMTFPKKINKKLDQLAFGSFNKHFPEPGFFNWLSKNQENVRRYEQDPLTGFTFTNNGFYTLFRLVDKANRKGWAENIEKNIPILVISGEQDPVGDFGKGPRKVAKELDQAAIDVALVLFAELRHEILLEEEKKEVYKAISSWLQKKLLDSENH; from the coding sequence ATGGAACATCAAACTTTTTTGTCAGCAGATCAGAAGACAGACAATCATTTGATTTACTGGACAACAGAGAAAACACCGGTCGCAACGATCCAACTGATTCATGGGATGGCAGAATATATCGAGCGTTATCATGATTTTGCCGTTTACTTAAATGATCTAGGCTTTATCGTTGTTGGTCATGACCATTTAGGACATGGAGAATCGATTTCTGCAGAACATTCAACGCATGGTTATTTCGGCAAGGGTGATTCGATCGGATTCGTGCTAGAGGATATCGATCAAGTCAACAGCTGGGTCGCAGAGAAATATCCCGAACTTCCGCATTTTATGCTTGGTCACAGTATGGGCTCGTTTGCTTTGCGGACGTATTTACAGGAATATAACCCTCAAATCAGCGGGGCTATTTTCATGGGAACGGGCCAAAAAGCTGCCATGCTGCCGCTTGCATTATCCTTAACAGGCGGATTAAACATGACATTTCCTAAAAAAATCAATAAGAAATTGGATCAGCTAGCATTTGGTTCATTCAATAAGCATTTTCCTGAACCAGGATTTTTTAACTGGTTAAGTAAAAATCAGGAAAATGTTCGACGATATGAGCAAGACCCGTTGACAGGTTTTACTTTTACCAACAACGGCTTTTATACACTATTTCGATTGGTCGATAAGGCAAATCGAAAAGGCTGGGCTGAAAACATTGAGAAAAACATCCCGATATTGGTTATTAGCGGAGAACAAGATCCAGTCGGTGACTTTGGTAAAGGACCTAGAAAAGTTGCCAAAGAATTAGACCAAGCGGCTATCGATGTAGCGTTGGTTCTCTTTGCTGAGCTGCGGCATGAAATTTTGCTAGAAGAAGAGAAAAAGGAAGTTTATAAAGCGATCAGCAGCTGGCTGCAAAAAAAGTTGCTTGATTCTGAAAATCACTAA
- a CDS encoding 5-formyltetrahydrofolate cyclo-ligase → MEKARLRTLGLANLKWLHDHPALKEQKEYLISQQLFNDPLWQKAQTIAITKPMDFEFDTHILLKQGWAEGKSMLIPVTNTERRLSFHSVGPETKFTKTAFGVEEPVDEPEVGREVIDLLIVPGIVFTRSGFRIGFGGGFYDRFLLQFQGETCSLVFSEQIQEHWPIESFDQPVKRLFIS, encoded by the coding sequence ATGGAGAAGGCACGTTTAAGAACATTAGGCTTGGCGAATTTGAAATGGCTCCATGATCATCCAGCACTAAAAGAACAAAAGGAATATTTGATCAGTCAACAGTTATTCAACGATCCTCTCTGGCAAAAAGCGCAAACGATCGCAATCACGAAGCCAATGGATTTTGAATTTGATACGCATATTTTGTTAAAGCAGGGCTGGGCAGAAGGCAAGTCGATGCTGATCCCTGTTACAAATACTGAGCGGCGTCTGTCCTTTCATTCAGTTGGGCCGGAAACTAAATTTACAAAGACTGCTTTTGGTGTCGAAGAGCCCGTCGATGAACCTGAAGTAGGGCGTGAGGTGATCGATCTATTGATTGTACCGGGAATCGTGTTTACTCGTTCGGGGTTTCGGATTGGTTTTGGCGGCGGATTTTATGATCGATTTTTGCTGCAGTTCCAAGGAGAAACATGTAGTTTGGTATTCAGTGAACAAATTCAAGAGCACTGGCCGATCGAGTCTTTTGATCAGCCGGTAAAACGATTATTTATCAGCTAG